A region from the Arvicola amphibius chromosome 12, mArvAmp1.2, whole genome shotgun sequence genome encodes:
- the LOC119803084 gene encoding zinc finger protein 431-like isoform X1: MMSYAHLSSNREDWQAMNAVTYDDVHVNFTPEEWALLDPSQKNLYNDVMLQTFRNLTAIGYNWEGHDTEEHSLSSRSCGSPLKRHERIHMEEKPCEVIQDDGPIAYHSQLQIYKRAHTRERPYKCDQCGKAFTSPSGLQMHKKTHTGEKPYKCKQCDKAFAYHSYIIIHERTHTGEKPYKCNHCVKAFTSPSELQKHKRKHTGEKPYKCKQCDKAFAYHSNVIIHERTHTGEKPYKCNHCVKAFTSPSDLQKHKRTHTREKPYKCNQCDKTFARHNYVLIHERTHTGEKPYECNQCGKAFIHSSHLHRHARIHTGEKPYKCNQCGKAFAYHHNVLTHERTHTGKKPL, from the coding sequence ATGATGAGCTATGCACATCTGTCATCAAACAGGGAAGACTGGCAGGCCATGAATGCAGTGACCTATGACGATGTGCATGTGAACTTCACTCCGGAAGAGTGGGCTTTGCTGGAcccttcccagaagaatctctacaaCGATGTGATGCTGCAGACCTTCAGGAACCTCACTGCCATTGGCTACAATTGGGAAGGTCATGACACTGAAGAGCATTCTCTAAGTTCTAGAAGTTGTGGAAGTCCTCTTAAACGGCATGAGAGAATTCACATGGAAGAGAAGCCCTGTGAAGTTATTCAAGATGATGGACCCATTGCATATCATAGTCAACTGCAAATATATAAAAGAGCACATACCAGAGAGAGGCCCTACAAATGTGACcagtgtggtaaagcttttacatctcccagtggtcttcagatgcataaaaaaacacatacaggagagaaaccttacaaatgtaagCAGTGTGATAAAGCTTTTGCATATCAtagttatattataattcatgaaagaacacacactggagagaaaccctacaaatgcaATCACTGTGTTAAAGCTTTTACATCTCCAAGTGAGcttcaaaagcataaaagaaaacatacaggagagaaaccttacaaatgtaagCAGTGTGATAAAGCTTTTGCATATCATAGTAATGTGATAATTcatgaaagaacacacactggagagaaaccctacaaatgtaatCACTGTGTCAAAGCTTTTACATCTCCCAGTGAtcttcaaaagcataaaagaacacatacaagagagaaaccttacaaatgtaatCAGTGTGACAAAACTTTTGCACGTCATAATTATGTTCTAATTcatgaaagaacacacactggagagaaaccctatgaatgtaatcagtgtggtaaagcctttataCATTCCAGTCATCTTCACAGGCATGCAAggatacatactggagagaaaccttacaaatgtaatcagtgtggtaaagcttttgcatATCATCATAATGTACTAACAcatgaaagaacacacactggaaagAAACCCTTATGA
- the LOC119803084 gene encoding zinc finger protein 431-like isoform X2: protein MNAVTYDDVHVNFTPEEWALLDPSQKNLYNDVMLQTFRNLTAIGYNWEGHDTEEHSLSSRSCGSPLKRHERIHMEEKPCEVIQDDGPIAYHSQLQIYKRAHTRERPYKCDQCGKAFTSPSGLQMHKKTHTGEKPYKCKQCDKAFAYHSYIIIHERTHTGEKPYKCNHCVKAFTSPSELQKHKRKHTGEKPYKCKQCDKAFAYHSNVIIHERTHTGEKPYKCNHCVKAFTSPSDLQKHKRTHTREKPYKCNQCDKTFARHNYVLIHERTHTGEKPYECNQCGKAFIHSSHLHRHARIHTGEKPYKCNQCGKAFAYHHNVLTHERTHTGKKPL from the coding sequence ATGAATGCAGTGACCTATGACGATGTGCATGTGAACTTCACTCCGGAAGAGTGGGCTTTGCTGGAcccttcccagaagaatctctacaaCGATGTGATGCTGCAGACCTTCAGGAACCTCACTGCCATTGGCTACAATTGGGAAGGTCATGACACTGAAGAGCATTCTCTAAGTTCTAGAAGTTGTGGAAGTCCTCTTAAACGGCATGAGAGAATTCACATGGAAGAGAAGCCCTGTGAAGTTATTCAAGATGATGGACCCATTGCATATCATAGTCAACTGCAAATATATAAAAGAGCACATACCAGAGAGAGGCCCTACAAATGTGACcagtgtggtaaagcttttacatctcccagtggtcttcagatgcataaaaaaacacatacaggagagaaaccttacaaatgtaagCAGTGTGATAAAGCTTTTGCATATCAtagttatattataattcatgaaagaacacacactggagagaaaccctacaaatgcaATCACTGTGTTAAAGCTTTTACATCTCCAAGTGAGcttcaaaagcataaaagaaaacatacaggagagaaaccttacaaatgtaagCAGTGTGATAAAGCTTTTGCATATCATAGTAATGTGATAATTcatgaaagaacacacactggagagaaaccctacaaatgtaatCACTGTGTCAAAGCTTTTACATCTCCCAGTGAtcttcaaaagcataaaagaacacatacaagagagaaaccttacaaatgtaatCAGTGTGACAAAACTTTTGCACGTCATAATTATGTTCTAATTcatgaaagaacacacactggagagaaaccctatgaatgtaatcagtgtggtaaagcctttataCATTCCAGTCATCTTCACAGGCATGCAAggatacatactggagagaaaccttacaaatgtaatcagtgtggtaaagcttttgcatATCATCATAATGTACTAACAcatgaaagaacacacactggaaagAAACCCTTATGA